Proteins co-encoded in one Armatimonadota bacterium genomic window:
- the thrC2 gene encoding threonine synthase — protein MRRGIIARYRSFLPVTERTPVITLLEGETPLIPAPRLAQAIAPYLQIYLKYEGANPTGSFKDRGMTMAISKAAEEGVQAVICASTGNTSASAAAYAARAGMRCYVLLPSGKVALGKLTQALMHGAKVIAVDGNFDAALETVRQVAAEYPMTIVNSVNPYRGEGQKTAAFEICDELGDAPHYHAIPVGNARNIVAYWQGYKEYYLHGKTTRLPRMLGFQAAGAAPLVEGRVIEHPETVATAIRIGNPASWKEAIAARDESGGLIEKVTDEEILEAYRMVAALEGVFAEPASVAPIAGLRKLAQRGYFQEPAVVTVTLTGHGLKDPDTALEASRIVPVHVPPEMDAVRRALEI, from the coding sequence ATGAGACGAGGAATCATTGCCAGATATCGTTCTTTTTTGCCCGTGACCGAGCGCACCCCGGTGATCACTCTGCTGGAGGGTGAGACGCCGCTGATACCCGCACCGCGTCTGGCACAGGCTATTGCTCCCTATCTGCAGATTTATCTGAAATACGAGGGCGCGAACCCCACCGGCTCTTTCAAAGACCGGGGCATGACGATGGCTATCTCCAAGGCAGCGGAAGAGGGCGTGCAGGCGGTCATCTGCGCTTCGACGGGAAACACTTCCGCCTCCGCCGCCGCGTATGCTGCCCGCGCGGGCATGCGCTGTTACGTGCTGCTGCCATCGGGCAAGGTGGCTTTGGGAAAACTCACCCAGGCGCTGATGCACGGTGCAAAAGTGATCGCTGTCGATGGTAACTTCGACGCCGCCTTAGAGACAGTACGGCAGGTCGCCGCCGAATACCCGATGACCATCGTCAATTCGGTGAACCCCTACCGCGGAGAGGGACAGAAGACCGCCGCTTTCGAGATTTGCGATGAGCTGGGCGATGCGCCCCACTACCACGCGATACCTGTTGGCAACGCCCGTAATATCGTTGCCTACTGGCAGGGCTACAAGGAGTACTATCTGCACGGCAAAACCACCCGCCTGCCCCGAATGCTGGGGTTTCAGGCAGCGGGCGCTGCACCACTGGTGGAAGGACGGGTCATCGAACATCCCGAAACCGTTGCCACTGCCATCCGCATTGGCAACCCCGCCAGCTGGAAAGAAGCCATCGCCGCGCGCGATGAGTCAGGCGGACTGATTGAGAAAGTCACCGATGAGGAGATCCTGGAAGCGTACCGTATGGTAGCGGCGCTGGAAGGGGTGTTTGCAGAACCCGCCTCCGTGGCTCCCATCGCGGGACTGCGCAAACTGGCGCAACGGGGCTACTTCCAGGAGCCCGCTGTCGTCACCGTCACCCTCACCGGACACGGTTTGAAAGACCCCGATACAGCGTTAGAGGCATCCCGCATCGTGCCCGTGCATGTTCCGCCAGAGATGGACGCGGTACGTCGAGCGCTGGAGATCTAA